CTCCAGGGCCCACCTCCTCCACTATCCGCAATCTCCACTCGTGAAAACGAAGCCAATGGAAATTACCCAATACGATGTTAGGCCCTCAGGGCAAAACTGCGTGGTGGCCATCCTATCATACCAGGGATACAACATGGAGGACGCCATCATAGTGAATAGGTCATCCATAGAGAGAGGCCTAGCCAGATCCACCTTCTACCGAAGCTACGAAGCTGAGTGCCGCCAGTACCTCGGAGGCCTAAGGGATAAGTTCGAGATCCCAGAGCCTGGAATCAGAGGATACCGTGGAGAGAAATATTACAGATTCCTCGAGGAGGATGGGGTTGTTCCAGCCGAGGTGGAGGTAGGTGGAAACATGGTTCTCATCGGCAGGACAAGTCCCCCAAGGTTTCTTGAGGAGTACAGGGAGTTTGAGGTGAAGGGCCCGACTCGAAGGGATTCCTCGGTTTGTCTGAGACCATCCGAGGAAGGGGTTGTCGACGCCGTGTTCTTCACGGAGTCCATCGAGGGAAGCAGGCTGGTGAAGGTTCGTGTAAGGGACTTAAGGATCCCGGAGCTGGGGGATAAATTCGCGTCGAGACACGGCCAGAAAGGGGTCATAGGCCTTCTAGTCGCCAGCGAAGATATGCCCTTCACAGAAGACGGCCTAGTGCCCGACATGATCATAAACCCACACGCCTTCCCCTCGAGGATGACGATAGGGCAGTTCATGGAGTCCCTTGCCGGGAAGGTCGCCGCCCTAACGGGGATTCCGGTTGATGGAACACCGTTCGCGAACATGGATCCTGAAAACCTTAGGAAAACGCTTCTTGAACTCGGCTTCCAACACAGCGGCCGCGAGGTGTTTTACAACGGGATTGACGGCCGGAAAATGGAGGCCGACGTGTATGTGGGAGTGGTTTACTATCAAAGGCTCCACCACATGGTTTCAGACAAGATGCACGCCAGGGCGAGGGGGCAGGTTCAAATGCTTACGAGACAGCCCACGGAGGGAAGGGCTAGGGGCGGAGGCTTAAGATTCGGGGAGATGGAGAGGGATTGCCTCGTAGGACACGGGGCCTCAGCGCTGCTGATGGACCGGTTGCTGGAGGAATCGGATAAAACCACCGTCATGGTATGCGAAAAATGTGGATTACTGGCTTACTACGACGCGAAACAGAACAGATACGTATGCCGTGTCTGCGGCGAGAAGGCCGCCGTTTCGCTTGTGACCCTATCATACGCTTTCAAGCTGCTGGTTCAAGAGTTAATGGCCCTAGGCATCGCGCCTAAAATAAAGTTGGAGGAAAAGGCTTAAAATGATGGCTGTTGAGGGACAGAAATCCATCGACGGCATACAGTTCACCCTCATGTCGCCTAACGAGTTGAGAAAGCTCTCCGTTGTGGAGGTTCAAACCGCCGACACATATGATGAAGATGGGGTTCCCATCGTTTCAGGGCTGATGGATGGAAGGCTTGGAACCCTAGAGCCCAGGCAGAAATGTAAAACATGCGGAAACACCGCTTCAAACTGTCCAGGGCATTTCGGACACATAGAGCTCGCCGAGCCCGTCATACACACCTCCTTCGCGAAGGTCATCTACAAGATTCTCTCCGCGATATGCAGGAACTGCGGTCGAGTAAAGCTGTCGGAGGAAAGAATCCAGCGGTACAAGGCGATCGTGGAGGAGAAAACGAGGATTCTAAGCATGGTTCCAAGCATGGTGTATGAGAACGCCTTTAAGGAGGCGAAGAAAATCCAGGAATGTCCCCACTGCGGGGCGAAGCAATACCCCATAGAGTTCATCAAGCCAACCAGCTTTCACGAGCTTATCGACGGAGGCGCTGTCAGACTTACCCCAAGCGCCATCAGGGAGAGGTTTGAGAGGATTCCAGATGAAGACTTGAAGGTTTTCGGGTTAAACCCTAAAACCGCTAGGCCTGAGTGGATGATCCTGCAGGTCTTACCGGTCCCGCCTGTGAACGTGAGGCCCTCCATCACCTTGGAGTCAGGGATCAGGTCTGAGGACGATTTAACGCATAAACTCGTGGACATCATCAGGATAAACCAGAAGCTAAAGGAAGCCTTGGACTCAGGGGTTCCCGTGAACATAATCCAAGAGCTGCACGACCTGCTCCAGTACCATGTCACCACCTACTTCGACAACGAGGTTTCAGGCCTACCGCCGGCGAGGCATAGGTCTGGGCGAGCCTTAAAAACCATATCCCAGAGGCTTAAAGGCAAGGAGGGTAGGTTTAGAGGAAACCTTTCAGGTAAAAGGGTGGATTTCTCAGCTAGAACCGTGATCTCCCCGGATCCAAACCTTGAGCTGAACGAGGTAGGCGTCCCCATACACGTCGCCCTCAGGCTCACGGTGCCTGAGAGGGTGAATGAATGGAACCTGGAGGAGATGAAGAAGCTGGTGATCAACGGCCCTGACAAGTATCCTGGAGCCCTCTACATCATCAGGCCGGATCATCGGAGGATCAGGCTTGAATTCGTGTTGGATAGGGAGGGGCTTGCTGAAGCCCTTCAACCCGGCTTCATCGTGGAGCGCCACATAAAAGACGGGGACATAGTGCTCTTCAACAGGCAGCCCTCGCTTCACCGAATGTCCATCATGGCCCATAAGGTGAAGGTGTTACCGTACAAAACCTTCAGGTTGAACCCATGCGTATGCCCCCCCTACAACGCCGACTTCGACGGAGATGAAATGAACCTTCATGTGCCTCAAAGCGAGGAGGCTAGAACCGAGGCCCAAATACTGATGCAAGTTCAGGATCAAATCCTCTCCCCGAGGTACGGGGGCCCGATCATAGGGGCGATTAGAGACCTGCTCACATCGGCCTTCCTGCTGACGAAGAAGGGCACCTATCTAACTAAGGAAGAGGTTTCCAGGCTGATCACGGCGACGGGGTACGATGGCCCGTTACCTGAACCTGAAGTCAAAAAGCCAAAGCCCATGTGGAGTGGAAAACAGCTCTTCAGCCTATACATCCCAAAGGGAATGAACTTTGTTTCCAAGTCGAACCTCTGCAACGCGTATAAATGTGAAACATGCTTGAAAGAGGCTTGTCCACACGACGCCTACGTGGTGGTGAAGAACGGCGTCCTGGTTAAAGGTGTGATAGATAAAACATCCATCGGAGCTGAAAAATCTGAAAGCCTATTCCACAGGATCGTGAAGGATTATGGACATGAGGAAGGTAGGAGGTTCCTTGACTCCGTGTCGCGGCTGCTGGAAAGGTTCCTGACGCTGAAAGGCTTCTCGTATGGTTTAGATGAGCTTGACGTATCCGAGTCTGTTAAAGAAAAGATCAACAAGGCGATTAAACAGGCGGAGAAAAGGGTTGACGAGCTCATCGAAAGCTATAAATCCGGAGCCTTACAGAGGCTTCCAGGCCAAACCTTAGAGGACTCCTTAGAGCTATACATAATGAACGAGTTGTCCAAGGTTAGGGACCTAGCTGGAGAATACGCTGAAAGCTTCTTCAACGTAGACAACGCCGGCGTGGTGATGACGAGGTCGGGGGCCAGGGGGTCGATGCTGAACATAGGGCAAATGGCCGCCTGCGTGGGGCAGCAATCCATAAGGGGTAAAAGAATACTGCGAGGTTACAGGGATAGGGCCTTACCTTTCTTCCGGCCAATGGACGCGGGGGCTGAGGCGAGGGGGTTCGTCTACGCCTCCTACAGGGATGGACTAACCCCCATAGAGTTTTTCTTCCACGCCATGGGTGGCAGGGAGGGGCTTGTGGACACAGCTGTGAGAACCCAGCAGAGCGGTTACATGCAGAGGCGTCTCATAAACGCCCTGGAGCATATACGCGTCGAATACGATGGGACAGTAAGGGACTCTGAAGGCAACATCGTGCAGTTTAAGTATGGTGAGGACGGCGTGGACGCCGCTAAAAGCGATCACGGTAAGGCCGTTAACGTTGAAAGGATCATTGAGAGGGTGAAGCTGGAGATTCGTGAAGGAGAGCCCGCCTCCAAGCAGTATGTCGAGTCAAAGGTTGAGTCGGTTAGGGAGGAGTTAAGCTCCATGCTGGTTAAAACCCTCAGGAGAGAGCTGGTTAAGGCGGCGTTGCCTAGGAGGGGAGTGGACATGGTGGTTAAGCTGGTGTTGGAAAACTATAAAAACGCCTTGATAGAGGCTGGGGAGGCCGCTGGCATCGTTTCAGCCCAATCCATAGGTGAGCCTGGAACACAGATGACGCTGAGAACATTCCACTTCGCCGGAGTCAGGGAGCAAAACGTCACCCTAGGCCTTCCAAGGCTCATAGAAATCGTGGACGCCCGCAAAAACCCCTCCACCCCGATCATGACCGTTTACCTGGACGATGAGCATAGGAAAAACCATAGCAAAGCGGAGAAGGTGGCCTTGGAGATTACGCATACAACACTCGGCGATGTAGCTGAGGGATTTGAATCCGACATAACCAGCATGAAAATCAAGGTCCTCTTAGACAAGGAGTCTATGCAGAAGAGGAACGTAAAGATGAAAAACGTGTTGGAAGCCCTTCAGATTCCGAGCTGCGAGTTAAAGTTCACGGAGGACTTTGTTGAGCTTGAAGTGAAAGACAGGGACATCCCCCAGTTCAAGAGGCTGCTCGCAAGGCTTCCCCATCAAACGGTTAAGGGAATCCCATCCATAAAGAGGGCGTTGGTAGTTGAGGAAAACGGGGAGTGGTTGATCAAAACGGAGGGGTCTAGTTTGGGAGCCGTGCTCTCCACGCCTGGAGTTGACCCTACAAGGACCGTCACCAATAACGTTTACGAGGTGGCTGAAGTGCTGGGAATAGAGGCGGCTAGAAACGTCATCATCAAGGAGGCCTTAAACGTGTTGGAGGAGCAGGGCTTGGACGTGGATGTGAGGCATGTGATGTTGGTCGCCGACGCCATGACGGCTACTGGCGAAATCTTGCAGGTTGGCAGACACGGCGTTAGCAGCGAGAAAGCCAGCACCCTGGCTAAGGCCGCCTTCGAAATCACGGTTCCAACATTGGTGGACGCGGCTATCAGGGGAGCATGGGATGAGTTGAAGGGTGTCGCGGAGAACGTCATAGTTGGACAGCAGATCCCGATGGGAACAGGGCTAATAGACGTTTATATGTCCATGCGCGGCACCCGTCAGAAGTAAGGTGAAGCCCATTGGACGTGAAGACGCAGCTGAGAATCGCGGTTTCAACAGGCGAGGTTTTGATAGGCGCCTCCCAGACTCTGAAGGCTTTGAAGGCTGGGAAGGCGAGGCTCATCATCTTATCGAGTAAATGCCCCCAAAAGCTCGGGGCTGAGCTGAGAGCCATCGCCAACCGCTTGAAGATTCCGGTATACGTGTTTGAGGGGGATGGGAAGCAGCTTGGAGCCGCCGCTGGAAAGCCCTTTCCAGTTTCAGCCCTGACGGTGAAGAAGCCTGGGGACTCAAGGATCCTAGAGTTGGCCGACGCGGCCTCGACAACCGGTGAAGCGTAGATGTCTTCGAGGATCAAGTTAACCGGAGAGGAAATGCGATACATCGCCTTGTTTGAAAGCGTTACCAAGGCAACGGTGATGGACTGCCTAATAGACGACAAGTCGAATCGGCTGATCTTCGTGACGAAGCAGGGAGACATGGGGCTCGCCATCGGCAGGGGTGGAAGGAACATAAATATGCTGAGGAAAATGATCGGTAGGCCCATCGAGGTAGTAGAGTACAGTGAAACCCCTGAAGATTTGATCAGAAACTCGCTTTCGCCCGCGAAGGTTAGGAACATCAGGATGGCCGCTAGACCTGACAAGAAAATCATGGTTGTTGAGGTTGAGCCTAAGGATAAGGCGTTAGCCATAGGTAAAAACGGCAGGACCATCGACAAAACTAGGATGCTGGCTAAAAGATACTTCCAAGTTGACCATGTTTTAATAGTATAATGTAGTAACGGTTTAATACCCCGGTTTCTTCAATTCCACTCATGGGGAGGTTCTTCACAGGCCATCAAATATTCGACTTCATATCCTCCATCCCTGAGGGAGCGGCCCTCCTATTAACCGACGAAACAGGCTTTGAGGCCCCGATGTTTTTAAACGCGTTGTTACGCGGCCTCCTCGGCAAAGAAGGAGCCGTGTTCATTTCAGCTGAACCAACACCCATAGACCTCAAGGTTGAGAGGGTCAGGTTGGAGGAGATACCTGACATCACCGTCCTCAGCTTTGAAGTGGAAAAGGTGAGGAGATCCCTAAAGGACGGATGCTTAATCATCCACGGCTATCTCCATCACGTGCTCATCAGGGAGGAGGAAGACAGGATCCTTAAGGTGATTGAAAGCTGGAGGGAAAGGGCCGCGAACAGCAGAATAGTGGAGATATTTCTTTTACGCAGAGACGCGTTTCCTTCTTTCGAGAAAAAACTGCACTCCCTCACAGCTGGCTCGATAAACATCGAGGTAAACCGATCTGGTAAAGAGGTGGAATTCTCCTTTAAAATGGTGGGTTGCTGTAAACCAGAGCACCACCTTAAGGAATTTCCATTTCAAGTCAAAGATGGACGCCTGCTGATAAAGTGGGGTGAGGAGTTCACCGACCAACTCCCACTGGAGGGCGAGGACGCCGTTAAAAACCGTTTAAAATATTTACAGGAAAACGTTAACTCGATAAGGATTGTGGAAAGCGGTAGGTTCGAGTCACCCAACCCATACGAGCGATGGCTGTTTTCCCAGGTTAAAGGCATGAAGCTTACCGAAATCAACATGCTTTTTCCCGAGAAGTTTAGTGAACTGCTGGAAAAAATCGCTACCTGGAGTGTTAAGGGCTACGTTAGATTCGAGTCTACTCAAAACCAGGCCCCCCCACCACCCAGGGATCGCGTCAAGCTCACTACTAGGATGGCCCTTGCTTTCCCAACGCCTATAGCCCTATTTTTCCTGAGGCGGAGGGCTCACACCATACCCATAAAGGTTTACCACACACTCAGGAAGTCTGTGGAGGCTTTTCTATCCATCCAGTTACCTGGCAAGGATCTAAAGGACGAATTAGCGGAAATGGAGCTGCGCTTTCAAGAGGTGACCGCCCGACTTACCGCTATTGACGTTTATCTAGAAATCGGCGAGGACCCGAGGACTAGGCTTGACCTGAGATACCTGCCCAAAATCATCTCGCTAACCATGTACTATGGATATGGCCTTAAACCGAGGGTGGCGAAGTTAAACGACTACGAATACGAAGTATCCTTCCCAGACTGCTTCATCTGCAGGGATGTTGTTGGAGGACCCGCCTGCCAACTTTTAGCCGGAACGATGGTTGGGGGCTGCTCCATAGTGTTTAAGGAGCGGTTCACCTGTAACGAAGTGGAATGTAAAGCTTCAGGGGGAAAGGCGTGCGTCTTCAGGCTAAGCGTTAAAGTTCCAGCTGAACGTCAAAGGGGTCTTGAATCCTTAATCCCTTCGCTTTTAAAGCCTAGGAGTCGTGGGGTAACGTGAATAGAAGGCCTTTAACGGCCTAATGCCCATTAAAGCCTTAAACAACCTATAAGCCATTCTTGGGCCAAGTTTGAAGAGCATTCGGAAGTAGTCCGCCCTACCAATTTCCCCGAGGAAGCTGGTTGAATGATACGTTTTCTTAAGCCCCAACGCGTGGAAGAAGGATCTCACCTCTCCCGGCTTGGATTCGAGGAGGAACTCCTTTAAAGCGTTATTCACGGTGTGTTTTAACCCGAATCGCCGCGCAACCGCCAAATTATATGACCATAGTTTCTCCGTAATGGATTCTCGGTCTTGTAAAGCTTTGACCAAGGCGTCGGCGGACATGGAAGCTGAGTTCAAAGCCGGGCCGATTCCCCCGCCGTTCAACGGGTTTGCTAGAAACGCCGCGTCCCCCACCGCCATCACGTTGCTCCAACATGGATACTTTAACGGCGCCCTTAAGGGTACAAAGCCAATTCCCGATGTTAAAGCCTTGCCTTGAACTTCCAGCCTAGCCCTGAACGCCTTAAACCTCTCGACGATGTCTACGACGTTCGTGAGGCTGACGGGCATCAATATTCCAATGTTCGCCTTAGCCCCTTCCTTGGGGATGATCCAGCAGTATCCCCCAGGAGTTAAATTCCAGTCGTAAAACAGCTTACAGTATTCTCCCCCATCCTCTTTTAACCGGCATATTTCCCTGTACCCGACCCCTATTTCAAAACTCCGCGGCATCTCCCTGAGAGGCCAATCCTCAGGTAACATGGTCCTCACAACACCTTGCACACCGCTCGCGTCGACAACGACCTCGCCGTTTACCCTATATTTTCCACGGGTCCACCTTCTTCCCTCGACTCCTACGACGCGTCCCCCTTTTATGATCAGCCTTCTAACATGGGAACCGTCATGCAAATTTACCCCTGAATCCAAAGCTCTTTCGAGAAGCTCCTGACCCAGCGTCAACCGGTCTATGGAGTATCCCTCTCCCTCCACCGTGAAAGCAAGCTTGTTTGAAAAATAGAATTCAACGCCTCTTAGCTTTTTTTCAACGCTTTGAGGCAGGGGCACGTTGGCCTCTGAAAATTCATGCTTTCCAACCCCATCTCCGCACACTTTCTCCCCTATCCTGTCGGAAGGCTTCCGCTCCAGCAGGCAAACCTTGAATCCCTTGGAAGCGACCTTCTGAGAAACTACGCAACCTGCCAACCCAGCCCCAACTACTGCAACCTCAAAGTTCACGTCGACGACCCTTAAAGAAAGTCTCCGCGTGGAGGTTAAATGATGTATCGGTTGTAGGGTAGGATTTGATCGGAGACGGTTGGCTTCAAAACCTTAACCAGCTTTAGAGGGCTTTTGGCCTCGATTAACCATTTTCTTATGGCGAACAGCCTTAACAGGTAAGCGTTGAAAATTAACGCGTCTACGTCGATCAGGTTTGTGCAGTCCCTGGCTTCCTCCAGTTTCTCCACGCCTTTCAAGAAAATTAGGTCACCCAGCTGCACCGCCTCATCGAACACACCTGACCGCTCTAGAATTTTCGACGCATTCTCAGTGGGCTGTGTAAGATCGTTTTCGTCGCAGTGGCCTCTGTCCAAGGCGAGGTAGGCGACGCTGTTCCAAATGTTGTGGGATATGTCCACTTTAAAGTCAGCTACGTCATCGTATATGTTGCATCCCTTAAATATCAGGTCTATGGCTTTCCTGACGCTTTCCATGGCCCGGTATTCGCCTTCCTCAAGGTCGTGAAAAGCCTCCAAAAAGCAGAAATCCACGTCAATCCAAATTCTGCCAACCCCTTTCTCGTTCACGTTTAAAAGAAACTCTTTAATTCCGATTTTCGATCTTTCACCTGCCTTCCCATCCACTTTTTGACGCATCGATTCCATCTGCCCCTTGAAGTATCTGTCCATGTCCGCTTGGAAAATTTTATACGTAGTCGAATTGGGATCCACATGGGAGGACAGGATTTGACATGTAATCCCAGCCAACGCGTACGTGGAGTTTTCAGCTTTGCTTAACGTGGTGTTGGCGTTGGGAAGCCTAAAGTGTGGGTTCAAGAAGGCTTGGCGTTGAATTTCCATCGTTTTTACGGCTCGTTCATCGCGGTGATGTTCGTCGTTGAGGTTGTCTAACGCCTTTATGCTCGAGATCTCGGAAGTCTTAGCGACGACTGGAGCTTCGATTTTTTCCCCCATAACCTTACTTAGAATCGGGAAGGAGCTCACTACGGCTAGGTAGGCTCCGTAATGGTAGTGTTTCCTTTTCAGAATCCTCCTACAGATGAGCTCGTCGAAGGGGAGGCACTCAGCCTTGGATAAGGCCTTAGAGGCTGATGCTTCAAAAGAGGTTATTGACCGCCTTAGTGTTGGAGCCGTTTTTTGAACCTTCATGGATGGCCATCTATTGGCGTAGGCCAGTAAGGATAGCGCTGAAAGCTTATATAGTGGGTTTAAGCCCTCATGATCCCCGGAGGGGTTTTCCAGGGAACTTTTCATGGTAACCATCACCCTTGGCGAAGGCTTGTGAGGGTAAAGTTTATATTATGTGTCAAATATGTTACATATTAATAATTTATTGTAACATATATGACACATAAACATCGATCGATAACATATTTAAATCTTTCGTCTATTTGAAACAAAAAATCCAAGCTAAAGGGGGTTAAAGCCATGACGAGCAAGAAGGTAGTTCGCGAGGAGAAGACGCTGCTCGCCGAGCAACAGTATAGGGGGGCGACGCAGAAAAGACACGCTACAGTAAGGATCCCTAGAGGTATGGTGGAGGCTGTGGAGGGTTTCCTGAAAACTGAGCAGGCTGCCAAGATGGGCTTCGACAGCAAAGCAGATGTGGTTACAGCGGCCATTAGAAACCTGCTGATAGAATATGGGTTTTACAAAATCTATAGAAAAAAGGAAGGCGGGCCCGTCGATTACAAGCCTTAAGAAAACCGACGTATTCTCTTCTGAGGAATTTGAAGGACAAAATGACTTCCTTCTCTAAGTAAAGAAGTGAAAGCTTAGGATTGCGCTGAGAAACGAACACATGATGGCGGAGACATTTTTAGCGATGAATGTTTCAGGCGAGCTACTATGCGACCTGGAGGGTGTTAAACCTCTGCTTGGAGCTGGAAGGATTAACTTTCAACAAGCTGGTGGCGTGGCCTTATGTACGTATCTTCAGAAGGTCAGTGCTCTAGGCATCCTTTTAGAGTCAACTACCGCCCTCATTTCCATGTAAAGGGCCTCCTCTGAAATTAAGTTAATAGGAAAGGTTACTGGGGTCTCTTAATGGGTGAAGGTTAAATCGGCGTAAAGCCCAATATTGCCCCGTTGAGGTATGGAGGTGCGCATCAATACCGTTCATTTCATTTATTAAACGTCTTTTCTCCGCTTTTTTAATGATCAATATGGCGATGATCCCCATCACCGACCCGCATGCCAACTCCTTCAACTCTATCCATGGGATAATCCATCTTTGAAGGGCGGCTTGGACGAGGTGCTCTCTACCTCCCCCAGAAGCCTTTACGGTTATTGTGACCATTTGCGGGGGGGACTTCTCGTCGGTGAATATGGTTAGAACCGATTTCTGCCCTGGCATAAGGGTGGAGGGTTGGAGGAGGGCTTCAAACCCTGGGATGGGTTCGAGAGTTAGGGTTATGGTGTCGTTGAAGTTGTTAATGGGGTTCGTAGAGATGGTGTAGTTGACGGGTTGTCCGGGGATGTAAACCTGGACTTGGGGTGTTACGGTGATGGTGAAGTCCCCTTGCGAGGGTTTAACCTCCTCGAAATACGCGATTACTGTCTGGTTGGTGTTCGCTGATATGGTTAG
Above is a window of Candidatus Bathyarchaeia archaeon DNA encoding:
- a CDS encoding NusA-like transcription termination signal-binding factor, with product MSSRIKLTGEEMRYIALFESVTKATVMDCLIDDKSNRLIFVTKQGDMGLAIGRGGRNINMLRKMIGRPIEVVEYSETPEDLIRNSLSPAKVRNIRMAARPDKKIMVVEVEPKDKALAIGKNGRTIDKTRMLAKRYFQVDHVLIV
- a CDS encoding 50S ribosomal protein L30e — its product is MKTQLRIAVSTGEVLIGASQTLKALKAGKARLIILSSKCPQKLGAELRAIANRLKIPVYVFEGDGKQLGAAAGKPFPVSALTVKKPGDSRILELADAASTTGEA
- a CDS encoding V4R domain-containing protein; translation: MGRFFTGHQIFDFISSIPEGAALLLTDETGFEAPMFLNALLRGLLGKEGAVFISAEPTPIDLKVERVRLEEIPDITVLSFEVEKVRRSLKDGCLIIHGYLHHVLIREEEDRILKVIESWRERAANSRIVEIFLLRRDAFPSFEKKLHSLTAGSINIEVNRSGKEVEFSFKMVGCCKPEHHLKEFPFQVKDGRLLIKWGEEFTDQLPLEGEDAVKNRLKYLQENVNSIRIVESGRFESPNPYERWLFSQVKGMKLTEINMLFPEKFSELLEKIATWSVKGYVRFESTQNQAPPPPRDRVKLTTRMALAFPTPIALFFLRRRAHTIPIKVYHTLRKSVEAFLSIQLPGKDLKDELAEMELRFQEVTARLTAIDVYLEIGEDPRTRLDLRYLPKIISLTMYYGYGLKPRVAKLNDYEYEVSFPDCFICRDVVGGPACQLLAGTMVGGCSIVFKERFTCNEVECKASGGKACVFRLSVKVPAERQRGLESLIPSLLKPRSRGVT
- a CDS encoding NAD(P)/FAD-dependent oxidoreductase; its protein translation is MNFEVAVVGAGLAGCVVSQKVASKGFKVCLLERKPSDRIGEKVCGDGVGKHEFSEANVPLPQSVEKKLRGVEFYFSNKLAFTVEGEGYSIDRLTLGQELLERALDSGVNLHDGSHVRRLIIKGGRVVGVEGRRWTRGKYRVNGEVVVDASGVQGVVRTMLPEDWPLREMPRSFEIGVGYREICRLKEDGGEYCKLFYDWNLTPGGYCWIIPKEGAKANIGILMPVSLTNVVDIVERFKAFRARLEVQGKALTSGIGFVPLRAPLKYPCWSNVMAVGDAAFLANPLNGGGIGPALNSASMSADALVKALQDRESITEKLWSYNLAVARRFGLKHTVNNALKEFLLESKPGEVRSFFHALGLKKTYHSTSFLGEIGRADYFRMLFKLGPRMAYRLFKALMGIRPLKAFYSRYPTTPRL
- a CDS encoding DNA-directed RNA polymerase subunit A', translating into MAVEGQKSIDGIQFTLMSPNELRKLSVVEVQTADTYDEDGVPIVSGLMDGRLGTLEPRQKCKTCGNTASNCPGHFGHIELAEPVIHTSFAKVIYKILSAICRNCGRVKLSEERIQRYKAIVEEKTRILSMVPSMVYENAFKEAKKIQECPHCGAKQYPIEFIKPTSFHELIDGGAVRLTPSAIRERFERIPDEDLKVFGLNPKTARPEWMILQVLPVPPVNVRPSITLESGIRSEDDLTHKLVDIIRINQKLKEALDSGVPVNIIQELHDLLQYHVTTYFDNEVSGLPPARHRSGRALKTISQRLKGKEGRFRGNLSGKRVDFSARTVISPDPNLELNEVGVPIHVALRLTVPERVNEWNLEEMKKLVINGPDKYPGALYIIRPDHRRIRLEFVLDREGLAEALQPGFIVERHIKDGDIVLFNRQPSLHRMSIMAHKVKVLPYKTFRLNPCVCPPYNADFDGDEMNLHVPQSEEARTEAQILMQVQDQILSPRYGGPIIGAIRDLLTSAFLLTKKGTYLTKEEVSRLITATGYDGPLPEPEVKKPKPMWSGKQLFSLYIPKGMNFVSKSNLCNAYKCETCLKEACPHDAYVVVKNGVLVKGVIDKTSIGAEKSESLFHRIVKDYGHEEGRRFLDSVSRLLERFLTLKGFSYGLDELDVSESVKEKINKAIKQAEKRVDELIESYKSGALQRLPGQTLEDSLELYIMNELSKVRDLAGEYAESFFNVDNAGVVMTRSGARGSMLNIGQMAACVGQQSIRGKRILRGYRDRALPFFRPMDAGAEARGFVYASYRDGLTPIEFFFHAMGGREGLVDTAVRTQQSGYMQRRLINALEHIRVEYDGTVRDSEGNIVQFKYGEDGVDAAKSDHGKAVNVERIIERVKLEIREGEPASKQYVESKVESVREELSSMLVKTLRRELVKAALPRRGVDMVVKLVLENYKNALIEAGEAAGIVSAQSIGEPGTQMTLRTFHFAGVREQNVTLGLPRLIEIVDARKNPSTPIMTVYLDDEHRKNHSKAEKVALEITHTTLGDVAEGFESDITSMKIKVLLDKESMQKRNVKMKNVLEALQIPSCELKFTEDFVELEVKDRDIPQFKRLLARLPHQTVKGIPSIKRALVVEENGEWLIKTEGSSLGAVLSTPGVDPTRTVTNNVYEVAEVLGIEAARNVIIKEALNVLEEQGLDVDVRHVMLVADAMTATGEILQVGRHGVSSEKASTLAKAAFEITVPTLVDAAIRGAWDELKGVAENVIVGQQIPMGTGLIDVYMSMRGTRQK